The following are encoded together in the Tribolium castaneum strain GA2 chromosome 3, icTriCast1.1, whole genome shotgun sequence genome:
- the LOC663369 gene encoding probable inactive tRNA-specific adenosine deaminase-like protein 3, translating to MNEAKRLKLEVSTKAALTPVLADDLTQELPLIEVYLATIKDPKTISRVVVELNSLLPVPELTHLKRVKGREILLFPKEIVERDNVTKFLSGKGFNTNLIESDIKVGKVAQIAPKVRKQYEVVHKLWPCNFHSNPYLEKLSTNSLFTQSELEKHAEFMRIAIDICEITGVRESAVVVDPVGGTVVAFGFDLTQEYPVKHAVMVAIDEVARTQKGGVWERHQDYEKIQTFVETKYKNLGFGFSNSAEGPYLCTGYSVYCTTEPCITCAMALVHSRAKRVFYGVKSAKGALGSLCKIHVVENLNHHYEAFSGLLEEECRA from the coding sequence ATGAACGAAGCGAAAAGACTAAAATTAGAAGTGTCAACGAAAGCTGCGTTAACTCCAGTTTTAGCGGACGATTTAACCCAGGAATTGCCACTTATCGAAGTTTATTTAGCCACAATCAAGGACCCCAAAACCATATCCAGGGTTGTAGTTGAGTTGAATTCACTGTTGCCAGTTCCCGAACTCACTCATCTGAAGCGAGTCAAAGGGAGGGAAATTCTACTTTTCCCCAAGGAAATTGTGGAGAGGGATAAtgtcacaaaatttttgtctgGAAAAGGGTTCAATACCAACCTAATTGAGAGTGACATCAAAGTGGGGAAAGTGGCCCAAATCGCGCCAAAAGTGCGCAAGCAGTACGAAGTGGTCCACAAGCTGTGGCCGTGCAATTTCCACAGCAATCCCTACCTGGAAAAGCTCAGCACGAATTCGCTTTTCACGCAAAGTGAGTTGGAAAAGCACGCTGAGTTCATGAGGATTGCGATCGATATTTGCGAAATCACGGGAGTTAGGGAGAGTGCAGTTGTGGTTGATCCTGTTGGTGGCACCGTTGTGGCTTTTGGGTTCGACTTGACCCAGGAATACCCTGTCAAGCATGCCGTGATGGTGGCCATTGACGAGGTGGCAAGGACTCAGAAAGGAGGCGTCTGGGAGAGACACCAGGACTACGAAAAAATTCAGACTTTCGTTGAAACGAAATACAAGAATTTGGGGTTTGGGTTCAGCAATTCGGCCGAGGGTCCCTACCTGTGCACCGGCTATTCCGTTTATTGTACCACTGAACCGTGCATCACTTGTGCCATGGCTCTGGTGCACAGTCGCGCGAAACGGGTTTTCTACGGTGTCAAAAGTGCCAAAGGTGCTTTGGGGAGTTTGTGCAAAATTCATGTAGTGGAGAATTTGAACCATCATTACGAGGCGTTTTCCGGACTGTTGGAAGAGGAATGCCGAGCTTGA